A genome region from Schaalia sp. 19OD2882 includes the following:
- a CDS encoding sensor histidine kinase: MTRVGQGTRKLRDYTLISYYALLIMWPLGMAGMVADQPWVNWWTGAFLASQAVEALTAVLALHHWTNQILEGRPGPRWLAPLLAVSTLASLVCAVMGLPTDHVPMSPVALALGVTLFGALLALSPFFNVSKALLATFSASAVHLLAGMIALWVHPVDSRAPDEVLALAGTVPVGIGLLVIMPTQVWFYNVLRSVGAQERLDAMRADLAVAEERLRIARDLHDVFGRALTAVAVKSDLAAALADAEGAPRAASESRRVKALADDALKEVRAVLADYRRPDLASELVGANSFLASAGITCRVIGDAHLPDWAAEPLAMVLREAVTNVVRHSDASMCTIRVSYDEGGAGLEITNDRAHAPSPQMSGEEGQTPSSGLESLSARLASVGGTLKIRGHGGSFTISVRIPAPSEGEPR; the protein is encoded by the coding sequence GTGACACGCGTCGGTCAAGGCACTCGAAAACTACGCGACTACACGCTCATCAGCTACTACGCCCTGCTGATCATGTGGCCGTTGGGGATGGCGGGCATGGTTGCGGACCAGCCGTGGGTGAACTGGTGGACCGGAGCATTCCTTGCCTCACAGGCGGTCGAGGCCTTGACTGCGGTGCTCGCCCTGCACCACTGGACCAACCAGATCCTCGAAGGGCGGCCCGGCCCTCGATGGCTGGCTCCTCTGCTGGCGGTCTCCACACTGGCGTCACTGGTGTGCGCAGTCATGGGGCTGCCCACCGACCATGTGCCGATGTCGCCGGTGGCCCTGGCTCTGGGTGTGACTCTCTTCGGAGCATTGCTGGCTCTGAGCCCCTTCTTCAACGTCTCCAAGGCGCTCCTGGCCACCTTTTCCGCCTCGGCAGTCCACTTGCTCGCGGGAATGATCGCCTTGTGGGTCCATCCCGTGGATTCGAGGGCACCTGACGAGGTCCTCGCCCTCGCCGGAACGGTCCCTGTCGGAATCGGCCTGTTGGTCATCATGCCCACCCAGGTGTGGTTCTACAACGTCCTGCGATCGGTGGGGGCGCAGGAGCGTCTGGACGCCATGCGCGCGGACCTTGCGGTGGCCGAGGAACGCCTGCGCATCGCCCGCGACCTGCACGACGTCTTCGGCAGGGCGTTGACGGCGGTGGCGGTCAAATCCGACCTGGCGGCCGCATTGGCCGACGCGGAAGGCGCCCCGCGCGCGGCCAGCGAGTCCCGCAGGGTCAAAGCTCTTGCCGATGACGCCCTCAAGGAGGTTCGCGCCGTCCTGGCCGACTATCGCAGACCCGACCTGGCAAGTGAGTTGGTCGGCGCCAACTCATTCCTCGCGTCGGCGGGGATCACCTGCCGCGTCATCGGGGACGCGCACCTGCCCGACTGGGCCGCCGAGCCCCTGGCGATGGTCCTGCGCGAAGCGGTGACGAATGTCGTGCGACATTCGGACGCCAGCATGTGCACCATCCGTGTGTCCTACGACGAGGGCGGAGCCGGGTTGGAGATCACCAACGACCGCGCACACGCCCCGTCCCCGCAGATGTCGGGTGAGGAGGGCCAGACCCCGTCCTCGGGACTGGAGAGCCTGTCCGCGCGCCTTGCCTCGGTCGGGGGGACACTGAAGATTCGTGGACATGGCGGGTCATTCACCATTTCCGTACGCATTCCGGCCCCCTCGGAAGGAGAGCCCCGATGA